In Deltaproteobacteria bacterium, a single genomic region encodes these proteins:
- a CDS encoding sigma-70 family RNA polymerase sigma factor, whose product MASVEARLDQLWNVCVRAWPSVELDRPRFVAHVDARLQAAELDALTPERAADLYLACACSLAVDGAAACFRQYFEPLLRSQLRDSDASGIDAADLLQLVLAHVLVPAGHGPPRIAEYGGRGSLSAWLRVVARRVAQNARRNRRDLVESLPQRLEDRLADDLDPELDYLKAHYRAAFRAALATVLAQLSARERTLLRMQVVDGLSATGIATIFRVHRATAKRWLAEVRARVLADTRAQLMGELGVELHELDSIMRLIDSHLAVSVRRHLGETQA is encoded by the coding sequence GTGGCATCCGTCGAGGCTCGGCTCGATCAGCTGTGGAACGTGTGCGTGCGCGCGTGGCCGAGCGTCGAGCTCGATCGCCCTCGGTTCGTCGCCCACGTCGACGCACGGCTGCAGGCCGCCGAGCTCGACGCGCTCACGCCCGAGCGCGCGGCGGATCTCTACCTCGCGTGCGCGTGCTCGCTCGCGGTCGACGGTGCGGCGGCCTGCTTCCGCCAGTACTTCGAGCCGCTGCTGCGGTCGCAGCTGCGCGACAGCGACGCCAGCGGTATCGATGCCGCCGATCTGTTGCAGCTGGTGCTCGCGCACGTGCTGGTGCCCGCGGGGCACGGCCCGCCACGCATTGCCGAGTACGGCGGGCGCGGATCGCTGTCTGCGTGGCTGCGGGTGGTCGCGCGCCGCGTCGCGCAGAACGCCCGCCGCAACCGCCGCGACCTCGTGGAGTCGCTGCCGCAGCGCCTCGAAGATCGGCTGGCAGATGATCTCGACCCCGAGCTCGACTACCTCAAGGCCCACTACCGCGCCGCGTTCCGAGCTGCGCTCGCGACCGTGCTGGCGCAGCTGTCCGCCCGCGAGCGGACGCTGCTGCGCATGCAGGTGGTCGACGGCCTCTCCGCGACGGGTATCGCAACCATTTTTCGGGTGCACCGCGCGACCGCCAAGCGTTGGTTGGCCGAGGTCCGCGCGCGGGTGCTCGCCGACACACGTGCGCAGCTCATGGGCGAGCTCGGCGTCGAGCTCCACGAACTGGACAGCATCATGCGCCTGATCGACAGCCACCTCGCCGTGAGCGTCCGTCGACATCTCGGCGAGACCCAGGCATGA
- a CDS encoding serine/threonine protein kinase, with translation MSDLCPSADVVAAFLEGELDEPGAAGLLQHVDGCVACREVLASFGRDADDGDELTPLVEGERLGRYRLLERVGRGGMGVVWTAYDPDLDRRVALKLLRCGDDERNGGARRLIVHEAKAMARLADPHVVAVHDVGIARGRIFVAMEYVDGCTLAAWLREEHPRTQVLEVFLDAARGLAAAHAAGIVHGDFKPDNVLVDRRGRVRVADFGLSRAVPATAPDDVTSGGATPVPGFIGTPLFMAPEQFAGLPPDARSDQFAFCVALWTAVFGARPFVGTSVVELAASVTAGALVEPPAVPRVPRGLRRALRRGLAVDPAWRHADMHALIAALRASISRRVTLPWVVGLAACATPVTLWWASTRDDDACASPPWLEQVFTPQDRERIAAHAHEVATGDGVAIERLGAAIETFHGRLRAAHRRSCEAAASSQDAGHERRVACLRAAASATAPLVAVALSESPVEHWRALAVVDSALEVVECEDPQRLAEALPWPHDPMLREAALRNSTLLVEAELLLRLASLHDVESLTALVLDASEGPAFTAQRAAALRLRAVARERRGDGDGRGLLEEALALALDAGDDREAFDSLRELVFSEGARHARIAEAETYARVADALADRAGRGDRGRAIVLQNLGSGRTAAGDARGAVNALQRAVELRTQAGDLESAAGASLLLAVGLAREQLDELDAAVPYYVRAQRAWEQSLGADHPHVGMALEYLGIVQRKLGRLDDAAASLRASLSVREAAFGARHIDTANSMHALATVEIERGDLSAARRHLVASIEVMRGNTTSAVALAVALGNLGEVELRAGALTAAQTAFDEALAVAERQLGVDHPGLAIVLLGQALCALERHEPLRARALLVRASTVSGPHADPLLRARLAFAQARAWSADDPGLANLWAAQALALCLASRTASAAVVGDEVRAWLSGRRSSVRRSGR, from the coding sequence ATGAGCGACCTCTGCCCCAGCGCGGACGTCGTCGCTGCGTTTCTGGAGGGCGAACTCGACGAGCCTGGCGCCGCAGGGCTGCTGCAACACGTCGATGGCTGCGTCGCGTGCCGCGAGGTGCTGGCATCGTTCGGGCGTGATGCCGACGACGGCGACGAACTCACGCCGTTGGTCGAGGGCGAGCGGCTGGGTCGCTACCGCCTGCTCGAGCGCGTCGGTCGCGGCGGCATGGGCGTGGTGTGGACCGCCTACGATCCCGACCTCGACCGCCGCGTCGCACTCAAGCTCCTGCGCTGCGGCGACGACGAGCGCAACGGCGGTGCCCGCCGCCTCATCGTGCACGAGGCCAAGGCGATGGCACGCCTGGCGGATCCCCACGTGGTCGCGGTTCACGATGTCGGCATCGCCAGGGGCCGCATCTTCGTGGCGATGGAGTACGTCGATGGCTGCACGCTGGCGGCGTGGTTACGCGAGGAGCATCCCCGCACGCAGGTGCTCGAGGTTTTCCTCGATGCCGCGCGTGGGCTCGCGGCGGCCCACGCGGCGGGCATCGTGCACGGCGACTTCAAGCCCGACAACGTGCTGGTCGATCGTCGCGGACGCGTACGCGTGGCGGACTTCGGGCTCTCGCGCGCGGTGCCGGCCACGGCCCCAGACGACGTCACGTCGGGCGGCGCGACCCCGGTGCCGGGCTTCATCGGCACGCCACTGTTCATGGCGCCAGAGCAGTTCGCCGGTCTGCCCCCCGACGCGAGATCGGATCAATTCGCATTCTGCGTGGCGCTCTGGACGGCGGTGTTCGGTGCGCGGCCCTTCGTCGGCACGAGCGTGGTCGAGCTGGCGGCGAGCGTCACCGCCGGCGCACTCGTCGAGCCGCCGGCCGTGCCGCGGGTGCCGCGGGGGTTGCGTCGAGCGCTGCGCCGCGGCCTCGCGGTGGATCCCGCATGGCGCCACGCCGACATGCACGCGTTGATCGCGGCCCTGCGCGCTTCGATCTCCCGTCGCGTGACGCTGCCGTGGGTGGTCGGGCTCGCCGCCTGTGCGACGCCGGTGACGCTTTGGTGGGCGAGCACGCGGGATGACGACGCCTGCGCGTCGCCGCCGTGGCTCGAGCAGGTCTTCACGCCGCAGGATCGCGAGCGGATCGCCGCGCACGCCCACGAGGTCGCGACCGGCGACGGCGTCGCGATCGAGCGCCTGGGGGCCGCGATCGAGACGTTCCACGGCCGCTTGCGCGCCGCCCATCGTCGCAGCTGCGAGGCCGCAGCGTCGTCGCAGGACGCCGGGCACGAGCGCCGGGTCGCGTGCCTGCGCGCCGCCGCATCCGCCACCGCGCCGCTGGTCGCGGTCGCCCTGTCGGAGTCCCCGGTCGAGCACTGGCGCGCGCTCGCCGTGGTCGACTCGGCGCTCGAGGTGGTGGAGTGCGAAGACCCGCAGCGCCTGGCCGAGGCCTTGCCGTGGCCGCACGATCCGATGCTGCGCGAGGCGGCGCTGCGCAACTCGACCCTGCTGGTCGAGGCCGAGCTGTTGCTCCGACTCGCGTCGCTGCACGACGTCGAGTCGTTGACGGCGCTCGTGCTCGACGCCAGCGAGGGCCCAGCGTTCACGGCCCAACGTGCGGCGGCGCTGCGGCTGCGGGCGGTCGCGCGGGAGCGGCGGGGCGACGGCGACGGTCGCGGCTTGCTGGAGGAGGCGCTCGCGCTGGCGCTCGACGCTGGTGACGACCGCGAGGCCTTCGACAGCCTACGCGAGCTCGTCTTCAGCGAGGGGGCACGCCACGCACGCATCGCCGAGGCCGAGACCTACGCACGTGTCGCCGACGCGCTCGCCGATCGTGCCGGGCGGGGCGATCGCGGCCGTGCGATCGTGCTGCAGAACCTCGGCAGCGGGCGTACCGCAGCCGGCGACGCGCGCGGGGCCGTGAACGCGTTGCAGCGCGCCGTCGAGCTGCGAACGCAGGCCGGCGACCTCGAGTCGGCAGCCGGCGCCTCGCTGCTGCTGGCGGTCGGGCTCGCGCGCGAACAGCTCGACGAACTCGACGCCGCAGTGCCCTACTACGTGCGCGCGCAACGGGCCTGGGAGCAGTCGCTCGGCGCCGATCATCCCCACGTCGGGATGGCGCTCGAGTACCTCGGCATCGTACAGCGCAAGCTCGGGCGCCTCGACGATGCCGCCGCGAGCCTGCGCGCGTCGCTGTCGGTGCGCGAGGCTGCGTTCGGCGCTCGACACATCGACACCGCGAACTCGATGCACGCGCTCGCGACGGTGGAGATCGAGCGCGGCGATCTGTCGGCCGCCCGTCGTCACCTCGTGGCGTCGATCGAGGTCATGCGCGGCAACACCACCAGCGCGGTCGCGTTGGCGGTGGCGCTCGGCAACCTCGGTGAGGTCGAGCTCCGGGCCGGCGCACTGACGGCGGCGCAGACCGCCTTCGACGAGGCCTTGGCGGTGGCGGAGCGACAGCTCGGCGTCGATCACCCCGGGCTCGCGATCGTGCTGCTCGGCCAGGCCCTGTGTGCGTTGGAGCGCCACGAGCCGCTGCGGGCCCGCGCGTTGCTCGTGCGTGCCAGCACGGTGTCGGGGCCGCACGCCGACCCCCTACTGCGCGCCCGACTCGCCTTCGCCCAGGCGCGGGCGTGGTCGGCCGACGACCCCGGCCTCGCGAACTTGTGGGCGGCGCAGGCGCTCGCGCTGTGTCTCGCGTCGCGTACCGCGAGCGCGGCCGTCGTGGGCGACGAGGTCCGAGCGTGGCTGTCGGGTCGCCGGTCTAGCGTGCGACGATCCGGCCGCTAG